The Vibrio agarivorans genome contains the following window.
TGGGCGCGCTGTATCCGTATACATCCCTGGTCGGCGACGTACTGGTTCTAAACCATTAAGAACCTCAATGGCTCCAGCATTATATTGTTCTGTCATAGTACGGAATAATAAACGTAGATAAGTAAAAGGGTACTTTGCAGGCTTTATATGATGCTTTTAATAAAAAGTCAGCAAAAAGCAGAGAAACGGGCGAGCTAATATCGCCAAGCAATGCAAAAGTATAGGGGCAACATAGTCTGACCCCAACCGCTTTATGTCAAGCGAGTTGACTGACTATCAAGTAAAAATATGATTGTTCCCGCAATGAGTGTACGGAAGTTACTCAAAGTTTAAGAAATTCGATGATGGCCGCTGGATAGCGGTCGAAACCGATAAAACTATGATCGCCTCCCTCCTCAACGGCCTGTTTGGAGTCAGAGAAACGTGCTACCGCTTGACGATAATCGAGAACTTCATCTTCAGTTTGTTGCAATAACCAAAAGTCTTGAGGGTGCTGTAACGACTCTACATCGAGATCGCGCAGCTCTTGGATATGTTTGGGCTTGAGAACATAGCGCTCTTGAGTATAAGGGTTCTCTTGCTGACCGAGAAAATCCTGCAACAGTTCATAGGGTTTAACTGCCGGGTTGACTAATGCAGCTTTGAAACCATATCGAGCATTGAGCCAAACAGACAAATACCCTCCTAGAGAGCTCCCCACCAAGCCGATATGGTAGTCGTCTTGATACTTCTCAACAATCTCTGTCAGTTGAGCAGCAGCTTGATGTGGAAAGCACGCCATCTGTGGAATAACAACTTTGATGTCAGGGCGATACGCAGCGCAGTAGTCTCGCATAAGATTGGCTTTTAATGACTGTGGGCTGCTGTTAAAGCCGTGGATATAAAGCAGTAAGCTAGGCTTTTCACTCATTAATAGCCACCAGAAGCGAAGTCCGGCATAAACTTGGTGCTGTTAAGTCGTTGAACACGCGTTTCAACTTTACCGCAAGCATGCAGTGAAAGCTCACGCCACCCTGGAGCCTGATTATCAAGAGCAAAATCTGTTGAGCGTGGTTTGAACTGAACACAAGTCGATGGAGTGGCCATCACGCGAACATCACCACGAGTCTGATCAAAATCTTGGTGCACGTGGCCACACAATACTGCTTTAACATTTTGATGCATATCGACCACTGACCAAAAATCCTCACTGTCTTTCAGCGTGTGCTGGTCAAGCCAAGCACTGCCTACCAGTAGCGGGTGGTGGTGCAAAAGCACCAGAGTATGGCGCTCTGCATGCTCGGTGAGCTTGCTGTCTAACAACTCCAACTGTTGGTCACTGAGTCGACCGTGGGGTTTGCCCACAACCTGAGAATCAAGAATCACCACTTGCCAGTGCTTACCCAGCAACCCATGTTCAAGTGCCCTTACCTGATCTGAAGGTAACACTTCTCCCATACTCGGTTGGAACAAAGGCATGGCTTTTCTAGCGGTGCAATGCCATCCAGAAAGCGTTGGTATGAGTGTGCGCTGTGATCCTGTGATATGTCACCCGTCGCCACAATCGCATCGAACTGAACACCTTCAGTTTTTACCATGTCGACAACAGCCTCAAAGCTGTCACGAGTATTGACGTTGAGCAGCGCCCCTTCCTCATCCGAGAAAAGGTGAGTATCAGTAATTTGCAAAAGCTTTACTACATCTAAGCTGTCACTAATAACGGAAGATACTTTCAAAATCAGAAACCTAAATAAACTCTAACTAAAATAATGGACGGCGACTGATGCCGTGTTTCAAACAAAATGTCAGCCAATCACCCAGAAAGCGATTCATTTGCGCCTTCTCATCTTTCTGCACCATTTTTTTATTCGGATAATCATAGCGGGCGTGAAAGCGAGATATTGGGTCACAAGAGAAGACTTCTGCAACGCGGGCATCGTGATATAGCCTGACAGACATTGACGGCAATGGAAATACCGGAACCTCATCACTCTGACAAATCTCAACTAAAGTTGTGTACTTTGTGACTTCGACCACACGAAGTTGGTAAGACATTTCTTGAACTTGATAGCAGCGAACATCATCCACTTGCGCTTGATTGGGCAGCAAAGCGTTCAACTTGGCATAGTTGGTCTCATAAACTCGCATCAGTTCTGCTAAATCAACATGATACGGCTTATTCATTGCTACGACTGCCATTGTAACTTTATTTGCTGATGATTGAGCTCCAACCATTGCAGCGCGATGATGCTCGCACCATTCTCAATTTGGCCATCCACCACCATTTGATAGGCTTCGCTGCGCGGCACCACTCGAACGCGAATATCTTCACTTTCACTATCAAGGCCATGAACGCCGTGCGCCGTAGAGGCGTCAACCCGCCCGATGAACACATCGAGCTTTTCAGAGCAGCCACCCGCAGAAGGGTAGTAAGAAACCAGTTTTTGCACATTGCTGACCGCAATACCGGCCTCTTCTTGCGCTTCTCGAGTAACGACTTCGTCTGCCTGTTCACCCTTTTCAATGATGCCTGCCACAATTTCAATCTGCCACGGCGAGGCGTGTTCCAGTGCGCCAACGCGAATTTGCTCCACTAGCACAACCTCATCACGCACAGGATCATAAGGCAGCATAGCCGCGGCATGACCTCGCTCCATCAGTTCACGGACGACCACATCGCTCCAACCGCCCTCAAATAAACGGTGCTTGAACTGGTATTTCACCATTGAGAAGAACCCTGCGTAGAGAGTGCTCTTTTCAATGATTTCGATGTCTTTAGTGCTAAACGCTTCCAATCTTATCTCTTCCTTTTCGCCGAACAGCAAACCCAACTTAATTGAGTCATATATCGCTTCGTTGTGACTCGTAATTGTACGCAGCTTGCGCTTATTTCACCAATGAAGTGCTCAACTGATTTTATAAAAAGTACAAATATTGTTTTAGAATTCCATAAATTTGACTGTTTTTACAGCAAATTTTCTTTGTCTCTGTGCAAAAAAGTGTAAAGTTTTAAACGCATTGGGCAAAATTTGAGTTAGAATCTTTGAGTACCCAAATCATTTTATGGCAGGAATAGTAACAATGAAGAAACTGCTTCCACTTTTCATTAGTGCAGCAATCGGTTCACTAAGCACGTCAGCAGTTGCAGACGACATAGTTGAAATTTATAACCTCGCGAAGGACAACGACCCTACGCTTCTAAGCTCTGCAGCAACGCGTGACGCGGCCTTTGAAGCGATTACTTCAAGTCGTGCTACTCTATTGCCACAAATTAATCTTACTGCTGGTTACAACCTCAACCGCAGTAACAAAGATATCCGTGAATCAGATGCGTTAACTGCAGGCGTAGCGCTTTCGCAAGAGCTCTATAAGCGCTCAAGCTGGATCACGCTAGATATCGCCGAGAAAAACGCACGTGCGCAAGACTCTATCTATGCGGCCAATCAACAAGCGCTGATCCTGCGTGTTTCGACTGCTTATTTTGAAGTGCTTCGTGCACAAGATAGCCTTGAGTTTGTTCAGGCAGAAAAAGCGGCGGTTGGTCGTCAGCTAGAGCAAACCAAACAGCGTTTCGAGGTAGGCCTGTCAGCGATTACCGACGTACATGATGCCCAGGCGCAATACGATACCGTGCTAGCTGATGAAGTGTTGGCACGAAACAACCTAGTAAACAGCTACGAAGCACTGCGTGAGATTACTGGTCAAGAGCACTCAAATTTGAATATTCTTGATACTAATCGCTTTGCTGCGAGCAAGCCTGATGATGCTGTCGGTGTCATGCTTCAACAAGCCGAAGAGAAAAACTTAAGCCTCTTAGCAGCACGTATTTCACAAGATGTTGCGCGTGATAACATCTCGCTAGCAGATTCTGGCCATTTGCCTTCGATCTCTCTTGATGCAGGCTACAACTATGGTGACGATTTCAATGATGTAGCCAGTAATGCAACCTACGCTTACAACGACTTCAACATTGGTGTAAACCTAGTTGTTCCTTTATACACCGGTGGTAACACCACCTCACTATCAAAGCAAGCAGAATACGCCTACGTTGCAGCAAGCCAAGATCTTGAAGCGACCTACCGCAGTGTAGTTAAAGATGTTCGCGCATTTAACAACAACATCACCTCTTCGATTGGTGCACTGCGCGCTTACGAACAGTCGGTGATCTCTGCGCAATCAGCACTTGAAGCAACAGAAGCTGGTTTTGATGTGGGTACTCGTACTATCGTTGACGTACTTGACTCAACTCGTCGTCTATATGATGCGAACCGTAACCTTTCTGATGCGCGCTACAACTACATCTTGAGTGAACTTCAGCTTCGTCAAGCTGTGGGTACACTGAGCGAGCAAGACATCCTAGATATCAATGCTGGTCTAAAACCAGCGAAGTAATCTTTGTCTGTTTGACACAAAAAAAGCCGCTTTCGCGGCTTTTTTTTCACCTGAACATCAGGTAAGAAGTAAGAGGTTAACCCTTACCACCTTTAATGGCATCAATGATCTCTGTCGTTGAACAGCCATCTTCAAAGTTAAGCACTTTTACTGCACCACCATTGGCAATCACTTCTTTACCACCGGCGATCTCTTCTGGCTTGTAGTCTCCGCCCTTAACCAGCAGATCAGGCAATACTTCAGAGATCAAACGTTGCGGCGTATCTTCACCAAATGGTACAACCCAATCTACTGCGCCTAAACCTGCCAATACCGCCATACGGCGATCAGTTGGGTTGACAGGTCGACCAGGGCCTTTCAAGCGTTTTACAGACTCATCGGTATTCACCGCCACAATTAGACGATCGCCCAAGGTCGCAGCGTGATTCAAGTACGATACGTGGCCAGCATGCAAGATATCGAAACAACCGTTCGTCATCACTACCGTTTCACCTTTCGCTTGAGCTTTTTTCACAGCAGCGATCAGTGCAGATTCACCTATCACACCGTAGTCTGTATCTTGACTACCGTGAACCGCTTCTGCCAACTCCACTTCTGACAGTGTTGATGTGCCCAGCTTACCAACAACGACACCTGCAGCAGCATTCGCTAGTGCACATGATTCTTCAAATGATTTACCTGCCGCATAAGAAGCAGCTAATACTGAAATAACGGTATCACCGGCACCAGTTACGTCATAAACCTCTTTGGCTTGAGTTGGCAAGTGGAACGGCTCTCGACCTCGGCGTAGCAGAGTCATGCCATTCTCGCTGCGGGTCACAAGTAGCGCTTCAAAGTCAAACTCTTCAATTAAAGCATGGCCCTTCTCGATGAGCTCTTGTTCATCTTTTACCTTGCCCACCACCAGCTCAAATTCAGCCATGTTTGGTGTCAAAAGTGTTGCACCACGATAACGCTCAAAGTCGGCGCCTTTCGGGTCAATGAAGACTGGCTTACCCGCTTTGCGAGCCATTTGAATCAGGGTTTGTGCATGCTCAAGCGCTCCTTTCGCGTAGTCAGAAAGAATCACGGCTGAGACGTTCGGTAGATTCTGCTCAAGGCGAGTCGTCATCAACTCAACATCTGTATTCTCAAATTTGTCTTCAAAATCAAGACGAATTAATTGCTGACCACGGCTAAGCACGCGTAATTTCGTAATGGTTGGATAATCTGGTAATGCGACAAAGTCACAGTTCACATTCAATGACGATAGCGTGTCACTCAGCACTTTAGCTGGTTCATCCGTACCGGTTAAACCTACAATATGAGCATGACCACCTAATGACGCTATATTCATCGCAACGTTAGCCGCTCCACCTGGGCGCTCTTCGTTGTTCTCTACTTTCACTACAGGCACCGGCGCTTCCGGTGAAATACGTCCCGTTGGACCATACCAATAACGATCTAACATTACGTCACCGATAATCAGTACGCCTGCATCACCATAGTTAGGTAGGATGGGT
Protein-coding sequences here:
- the yqiA gene encoding esterase YqiA, whose translation is MSEKPSLLLYIHGFNSSPQSLKANLMRDYCAAYRPDIKVVIPQMACFPHQAAAQLTEIVEKYQDDYHIGLVGSSLGGYLSVWLNARYGFKAALVNPAVKPYELLQDFLGQQENPYTQERYVLKPKHIQELRDLDVESLQHPQDFWLLQQTEDEVLDYRQAVARFSDSKQAVEEGGDHSFIGFDRYPAAIIEFLKL
- a CDS encoding DUF1249 family protein encodes the protein MAVVAMNKPYHVDLAELMRVYETNYAKLNALLPNQAQVDDVRCYQVQEMSYQLRVVEVTKYTTLVEICQSDEVPVFPLPSMSVRLYHDARVAEVFSCDPISRFHARYDYPNKKMVQKDEKAQMNRFLGDWLTFCLKHGISRRPLF
- the nudF gene encoding ADP-ribose diphosphatase — encoded protein: MEAFSTKDIEIIEKSTLYAGFFSMVKYQFKHRLFEGGWSDVVVRELMERGHAAAMLPYDPVRDEVVLVEQIRVGALEHASPWQIEIVAGIIEKGEQADEVVTREAQEEAGIAVSNVQKLVSYYPSAGGCSEKLDVFIGRVDASTAHGVHGLDSESEDIRVRVVPRSEAYQMVVDGQIENGASIIALQWLELNHQQIKLQWQS
- the tolC gene encoding outer membrane channel protein TolC, encoding MKKLLPLFISAAIGSLSTSAVADDIVEIYNLAKDNDPTLLSSAATRDAAFEAITSSRATLLPQINLTAGYNLNRSNKDIRESDALTAGVALSQELYKRSSWITLDIAEKNARAQDSIYAANQQALILRVSTAYFEVLRAQDSLEFVQAEKAAVGRQLEQTKQRFEVGLSAITDVHDAQAQYDTVLADEVLARNNLVNSYEALREITGQEHSNLNILDTNRFAASKPDDAVGVMLQQAEEKNLSLLAARISQDVARDNISLADSGHLPSISLDAGYNYGDDFNDVASNATYAYNDFNIGVNLVVPLYTGGNTTSLSKQAEYAYVAASQDLEATYRSVVKDVRAFNNNITSSIGALRAYEQSVISAQSALEATEAGFDVGTRTIVDVLDSTRRLYDANRNLSDARYNYILSELQLRQAVGTLSEQDILDINAGLKPAK
- the hldE gene encoding bifunctional D-glycero-beta-D-manno-heptose-7-phosphate kinase/D-glycero-beta-D-manno-heptose 1-phosphate adenylyltransferase HldE, with the translated sequence MKPILPNYGDAGVLIIGDVMLDRYWYGPTGRISPEAPVPVVKVENNEERPGGAANVAMNIASLGGHAHIVGLTGTDEPAKVLSDTLSSLNVNCDFVALPDYPTITKLRVLSRGQQLIRLDFEDKFENTDVELMTTRLEQNLPNVSAVILSDYAKGALEHAQTLIQMARKAGKPVFIDPKGADFERYRGATLLTPNMAEFELVVGKVKDEQELIEKGHALIEEFDFEALLVTRSENGMTLLRRGREPFHLPTQAKEVYDVTGAGDTVISVLAASYAAGKSFEESCALANAAAGVVVGKLGTSTLSEVELAEAVHGSQDTDYGVIGESALIAAVKKAQAKGETVVMTNGCFDILHAGHVSYLNHAATLGDRLIVAVNTDESVKRLKGPGRPVNPTDRRMAVLAGLGAVDWVVPFGEDTPQRLISEVLPDLLVKGGDYKPEEIAGGKEVIANGGAVKVLNFEDGCSTTEIIDAIKGGKG